Genomic DNA from Peribacillus simplex NBRC 15720 = DSM 1321:
ATTTGTGGTGTAAGCTGAATGTGCCATTGAACGAAATAAAGTTACTGGAGGAATCCATCAAAAGAGGAGTCATATACGTTCCGGGTTCAACACTAGGTACAAATAAGGAATACGTACGCTTTACTTTTGCAAGGGAAAATGAGGATTCCATTCACGAGGGCATCAAAAGGTTTGCAGAGGCTTTAAAAAGTTTATAATCATATGCTTTGATATTTACGAGAGAGAGTCATGATGATTCCAGACTGTAGAAAAACTTGTTCGGTTTGCCTGCAGTTTTTTTAATTAAAAGTTCCGTTGATTTCAGAAATCCGCTCCCTTTCCGCCCGCGGAAAGCAAGTGCCTGGAGTGGAAATCAACGTCTAAATTGTAACCATACCCGAGAAGTTGAAGGTGTTGTTTTGGGTCAGTTGGTTCAGGAACATCATTTGATGAAAGTTACGTTTTCCGATCCCTTTTGTCTACAAATTGGAATCATGACAAAGTCATGATTCTTTTTTTGTCTTTTTCGAGGAAGCAAGTTAGGTCTGAGTTCCTGCAATACGCGGTATCTTAGCCATTTCGCTTTGCACTTTTCTATGTATATTAACGAAAGAATTCAACAAGTGGATGGTGGAAATTTCACTTAATTGGATGGTCCTAAAATTGGTTGTTCTTTTATTATAGAGAAGTAGGGTTTTCTAATATATTTACGATGAGCGATCAACCTGGACAATTTAATTTTGACATGCCAATAAGGAACGATTTTTTATGTAGTTACACTACGATATACGATGAGAATCGGAATAATTTGAAATGGCTTAAGGAAGTAGATAATAATATGGGGAGGCGTTGAATCATGACGATAAGTGTAATATTAGTAGTAGCCATTAGTTTAGTTGCCCTGGTTGGCACCCTTTCGTTAGCGGGGAAGAGTGATAGTGATTATTCTGCAGCAACGAGAGGGAATTTGTTGAACCTTAGTTATATTTATATTGGTCTTGCCCTAATGTTAACTGTGGGCATCATCTACTTCGTAATAAAATTAGCCTAAGATATCACGTGAATGATTATTATAATAGCATATCAAAATGCATGAAAATATAGGCTTAATTGTATAGAGCTCATGTTTTGTACGAGTGATTTACAAGACATACTCTATTTGTGGAAAATTGTGAATTTGTTCACAAATGTGACAAAAATATGAACGAATAGAATCTGATAGATACCTTAAAAAAATCACCTTGTAAGCTGTGTGAACAATCAAATGAAGCTTTTTATTATGGTTAAAAAATTTAAACAAAAAATATATTGATAGAGTTTGAATATGTTTTGTGCCCTCCTTCAAGTATAGAACGGTCATTTCAAAGAAAAACTGACCACATCTTTCAATTAAACATTAAATTATAACGTAGCGGAGATGATCAAATATGACAGTGCCTGTATTGATTTTAACAATTATCTTAAGTTTGCTTAAATTATTAGTTACCTGCCTTCCAACCGATGCAGTGAATTGGATTATGAGTAAATTTAAAATACATTCAGAAATTAGTGGCTCGAATGCAATCGTAACCTTTGATGGAAAACGTTTGGAAGGTGAAGACAAAATTCAAGTAATTAATTATTTTAACGAAGCTAGGTTTTTGAAAAAAAATCATATATTCCCAGGGAACGAGAAATTGTTTTTACATCCAGAGAACAGTGGGACTCCAATAATAATTGATACTAAAAGAGGAAAAAACGATGTTAGATTATTTGTGTACATTTACAACGACCATGTGGATGTAGTCAAACAGTACAAGAATAAAATAGTTGCGTATAGTCTTCTTTCCGAGAGCCTCCAAGAACGTTCCATGCCAGTAATAAGGAATTTAGTTTAAAAGGAAAAAAAGTGAACTGCACCCCAATTGTCAGTAACATCTAACCAATTGGAGATGCAGTTTTTTATATGATGGTGTAATTCGTGTATGGGTAAGTCAACGTACTTTTTTAACGGATCGGCCGAAAGTCAGTCGTTCTCGGTTAATACCTTTAAAGTCTTTTCCCTGATGCTTATCCTGTTTTTATAATCTTTAGCAACCAACTCTGTATATATTAAATCAAAAAGTAATAGTAACGGAAGCAATGGAGAGATGTTTTGTCCCATATGCATGCTGTTCTTGCTCGTGACCAATAGTGATATATCGCCAAGGTGTGAGAGCTCGGAATTCTTATCTCCAGTAAAGATCAAGATACGTGAGCCTTGCTTCTTTGCGATTTTAACAGCAGAAATCACTTCTTTCGTTGTTCCGGAAATGGAAATGCCGATGACGACACTATTCTCGTTACTTAAAGCTGCATCCATCATTGACTGGTGGGGATCTGTAATGGCTTCAACAGTTAAGCCGATACGGAAAAACTTGGACTTGAACTCCTGGGCCGCTATACCTGAACTCCCTATTCCATATACATGTATCTTATTTGCCTGTGTAAGGAAAGATACAGCTTTTTGGATATCGTCATATGTGGTTATATGAAAGGTATTATCAATGATACCTAAATGATCTTGATACAGTTTAGCGAAATAATCCACCTGCTTGATGTTCTTCATATTATTAGGCGTATTTCGGAGATCCACGAACCTTTTCAGCTCATGTCTGAACTCATTGAACCCAGAAAAGGCTAATTTCTGGCAGAAACGGGTAATGGTTGCA
This window encodes:
- a CDS encoding YfmQ family protein — protein: MTVPVLILTIILSLLKLLVTCLPTDAVNWIMSKFKIHSEISGSNAIVTFDGKRLEGEDKIQVINYFNEARFLKKNHIFPGNEKLFLHPENSGTPIIIDTKRGKNDVRLFVYIYNDHVDVVKQYKNKIVAYSLLSESLQERSMPVIRNLV
- a CDS encoding MurR/RpiR family transcriptional regulator — its product is MNTYKKFEMGEQMEYLAENLIYGIECSMDKFTKTEEELANYILQHPEEASKLTISQIAKKLHISPATITRFCQKLAFSGFNEFRHELKRFVDLRNTPNNMKNIKQVDYFAKLYQDHLGIIDNTFHITTYDDIQKAVSFLTQANKIHVYGIGSSGIAAQEFKSKFFRIGLTVEAITDPHQSMMDAALSNENSVVIGISISGTTKEVISAVKIAKKQGSRILIFTGDKNSELSHLGDISLLVTSKNSMHMGQNISPLLPLLLLFDLIYTELVAKDYKNRISIREKTLKVLTEND